The genomic region ttgttcttcttcttattctttttttttttaatttttgttcttgtCGTGACATCCAACTTATTcacttaattgattttaaaataacctttttcacttaattgtttagatctttataaaattatttttttatggttctCTCTTAtaagtttttcattttaatccctTAGGCAATATCAAGTCTATTTAATTTTCCAATCTttattcatcatcatcatttaatAGAAGACCTTAAGATTTTGgaggacaaaaaaataattttattgaaagaaaaaaacatattaaagccataaaaaaattgaaaaataaaacaaaaagtcacGCATTTTCTGAACGTACATAAACATGTATAAATGGAACacacaagaaaatattttggCCATAGAGGGTTTTAAGGTTTTGGTTTATTAAGAGCACTATAGTACGTTTTACTGGTTTCAATcagataatttatatattcaaatgcATCAGTGAATACAGCTCATTTAATGAGATTACTTGATGCTGTCGAGTTAGTGCGAGCGTTATGTCTAGTTGTTTCTCAAGGCTCTGCAAATCTTTAAAGCTAAGTGGCTCAAGTTCTTCTCCTTGAAAATGCCTTCaaacacaaaaaagaaacattgtAAAGCATTTAGACTTATATAGTACAAAACATTTATTGtttctatatatttatttggaGTGCAAGAGTACTTATATACGTCGTAGGATCAGTTTATAGTATACCATTAAATATAGGGGTGAAAAATTTAAGGACGAATAGGTTCAATTTTACTTCattaataatgaatattttCACCCTTATTTTTAAGGCTACACCAAACTGatctatataaaattaatactcTTAAATATACTTTATAAATCCCAACTTTATTCTCAAGTACCTTTGTGTCAGCTCAAGTGATTCATATTTCGCTCTTAATTTCAAGAATTCATGGTATGAACTCTGCAAGGCACAGTGATATATATGGTAAAATAGTATATTGATATAAGCACAACctcatatttatataaattaaagaccTTACAATAGTGTTGAACAGCTAGAAAACGGTTTATGGTTTACATTATATATAGTCATAATCACGAACCCCAAAACTTTagggtttccttttttttttttgtctcccttatatttgaaagaaattgttacacaaaagaagaaaaaacctgTGAATCGTGTTCCAATGAATCGTCAGTCTGCGACTTGCTGTAACGACATTGGCGATACCTCTCAATGATTTTGTTAATActgacaataataaaaaaaaaataaccggTCACTATTAATTGTTTAATTGGAGTAATGCTTGATAAAATAATCAGTTATAATGTACAGGAACGATTGAGAATCATTTACGGAAAAACTAAGTTTACTGCCATTTTGAACTAAAAAAGGGTTCTTAATCGTAATCTATCACAAAccaatcattttaattaaagacatcaaaataaactcttagaatttgaacttaACCGAACTCAATCCtacaaattaaaactaactttAAAGTAAGGactacttaaattttaaaagtctaTGTGAGATCTCAACATACTCCCTCACAACAGAGCATGGACGAATGTGATGGGTTGAGCTCTCTCTTACACCTAGAAATAGACATCTAAGGCATGTAACGGGTTGAGCTCTCATGTAGTAATTAAATGAGTGATTCCTATTCTCATCTTGTAGCTATAAAGCTATTGTCCTATTAGATAGTTTAGGGAAAGACACAATGTTGTGGGAAATCCAAATTGCTAGATAGAGATGAGTTCTCCCTCATTTCCTTGCTCGCGATTTTGGATCAGAGCAGTGGCCATGGAATCAAGGTTCTCTCTAATATGCTAAATCAAGATTTTGGACAAGGATTCAGAGTTCTTTCAAGGTATACACATTATAAATCCTCCCTTGACTATTTTGGTGTAATATGAATATGCTATGCATCATCGTATTTTGCCAATTCCATCAACAAAGTCATCATTCTTACTGggatcatgatttatttaagaaTTTGTTTGTAGTAATTAATAAGATAATTCAAAgttgaaaaactaatttttaactaaaagttgaaaaaatattttttagctaAGATATTGTAGCAAAAAAGCTGAAAGTTGTcaaatttagttattaaattaaatattttgaaaaattaattacataaaaaagtaTGTTTTTTAATATCTCTATTTTCAGTCAAATGTAGTtaagatccttgtattttcaaattgatgtatttgatcctcaaaattttaaaaacttgtgAATTTTTAAAGATCAAATTCATTGATATGAAAATATTGAAACCTTGAAGATATTTGATCAAAAgtatatgaactaaaaatatattttttttctttaaattaattattaatctagtAGACAAACGTaaaccaaatataaaaattattttttgtatgatttttttaaaaattgaatttttcctTTGTAGACAAAAGGTATTTTTCAGTTATCATACTTTTAGGGTTTTTTTAGTTGATATGAAAATCTAACTTTATACACactaattaaatatgaaaaatgaacTCCCTTAGCTAAACCTCTAAACGGGAGCCTATCATCATTAGGTACACATGCATGCATGTAAATCATGTGGTATTGAAGATTATTTGTGTATAAAAATTCATTACGTCAATTACATGGCACACTTTTTGTTCAATCGAATTAATTCTCTGTACATGTAAGTGTTTATGATGTAACAGTttacttcaaaattttaattttagcatAGATCGATATAGCATCTCAATAAGTTAGAATATATGTTGTATGCATATAGAGGTAGGCGTATATAAATCCAatgtatacattttttttttaacccatAGGTCTATAGCGTATATCCAATGAACCTCTCATCAAGATCTGAATTCGAGACCTCTAGCGCGAAGCACACGGTGGTGTTTAATGCATGTATAATTATAAAAGTGAAAATGCAAGAGCATGACcatatctttttctcttctcataaaaagagaaacaaaatttaagaattataatttgaaaaaaataaatataaagaacaAGGTTAGTTATTAATTAACTCAAATTAAGGTAGATCGAGCTTGGAGTTTCTTAATGAAATGCAAATCACACATGCATTCATACTTTGTTCACTATATGTATAATAACCAAAACTTCATAGTATGACTGTgcaattaatttttgaataaaaaattgtctagaaaaaataagaaacaaacaaGATCAGCATGGCTGGAACTTAAGCTATACCccaaatatactttttaattaatagaaaaatgttaattatttccATATACTCTTAAATAACTCaactacaaaaaatataaaataattagaattgCCCAAAACTTTATATATTATACCTTTGTATAGGAATCAAAAGTAAATACCAcagaatttaaaataacttaCCCATCTTGCTTGATCAAATGAACAAAACTCTACTCACGCAATAGAGATCgagtttataataaattaaactttagtGGATCAATACATAGAGACTTTGCACCATCCCATAGGCCCCAACCATGTGGGCAAAATAAATCaacagagaaaaagaaagatgagagggagagaagaaagaaaaattactcAGTGCTGCTGTACTGAAAAAGCTTGCCACGGCTAGAAAAGATGATAAGGGCAACTTCAGCGTCACATAGCACAGAAAGCTCAAAGGCCTTCTTCAGCAACCCACTTCTGCGTTTTGAGAATGTTACTTGACGGTTGATCTTGTTCTCTATTCTCTCCAGAACAACCCTTCCTCTTCCCATgttaattttctctctctcactcacacAGTAAAATAACTATGTGGTTCTAGATTGCACTcttctctctttatatattattctaCTGCAGAAGGAGTAATGGATGAGCAACAAAGATAATACGATCAAGATTCCATTTTCTACTTCTATCGGCAAACTGATGACTACGCTTTTCCCCGCAATATCAGGTCAAGAACACATCGTAAAGCTAAAGTTTTTTGTAATTTACTAACTACTGATTAGTATTCTATTGTTTATGACGTTGAAATATTGCATTCGTGTAAACATAAAAGGTGAAAATGATAACAACCGACAATGATGtaatagatcaaaattaatgtgaaattgtttgaacCTAATTAGTAATTTTCAACTTGATTAttagatatataattatgttaaatatttagagaaaaaaaagaatctaATTTTTCATCATTCATTGTCTTAGTTAACtctaataaaattgtttctCGTAGATCATATgttcataaaaaacaaaaaagttgaaaagaaaagaaaagaaagagaaaaataattataattttttaatggaatATAGTATATAaagattttaataattttatgagaCATATATCAGAAAGAATACAATGAGTCAAGTGCGGGAGAACTTTATACATCACTTCCAATAATAACTTTATTCCTTACAATCAATTGGACTAATATGCAATCAGAGTTTAAATTTGAGAAAGAACTATTTAtcaataagattttaaattgtAATCAAAGTCACCGAGTGTTGGAATCGGGCTGTCATGatgataattaaaattgtaaaaatatatatatataaataaatacgtACGATTGAGACATTTGACATTATCATTACAATGCGATTATGAAGACTCCAAAATCATAATATTGCCATTTCAAGTGCATTTGTAATTTAAGAATGTGTTCAGCCGTTTCAACCTCTATTTTAGGTGACTGAAAAAATTTGTTGGATTCTCATTCATCAGTATTTGAACGTCTATCTTTAGAAACACACACTAAAAGTTTAGGTGTATCGTATAGAAGAATATATGctagagaaaagaagagagggagaaatgaaaaaaatccaTCTGAGGAATATGTATGCGACAAAATGGTAACCTTCGATTTTCTCTTTTGCTTGATgatgccttttcctttttcaaattATCCACTTTCTTTGGTAGAGACAGCCATGTCAAATTTTTGTAttcatattcttaaaatattaatatgcttttaaaagtttaatatgcttttattattaaaaagcaaataattttttgcttaattatatcctaaaataatagtttaaattatttaatactactcgcatatttaacaataaaaataccttgaaattgaagtgaaagagacattattaatatttccctatatatttatattcactATTAATTAAGACAACAAAAAGGTGGTTTTGTACCAAAGAAAGGCAATAAAACGTGGTACAGTAACACGTGTCGATCAACCTGAATAGAATTTTTTACGTTAGCTTCATTTTCAGTCATAATGGCCATTGAAAATGTGTGTGGCGTTTGTTTTTCATTTGGTTAACAATGTTCATCTTTGTTTGTCATCGATGATTCTCAGTCACAGTGTCACTTCAATCTCATCATCTAATCTATAAGGCAATttctgctttttctttttcttctttttcaactTTGCCCTAGATGTTGTTGGACCTAATAAGAGACTTTTATCATTTGGATTCAATTCCACTGCACTTGGCCACGTTTCAAAGCCCTAATGGTTCTTGTTCATGCTACAAAAGCTGTAGCTCACTTCACCTTACATCTGTTTCATATGAAAAAGATGTTCATCCATTGGGAATTCGACACCTTGCGGGTTCACAAGTAGTGTTACGTGAatttcagtttttgtttttatttttattttttaaaatatatacgtGTATACTTTGTCGTCTCATATGACCATATTTCAGGATGAAAGTTGTACACAAGAACCCCACACACTAGAAGTTTTTTATTCTCTGAGTTTTATTCTCATATTTTTAAACCTGAACACTTGAAAAGATTTAGTAGTAAGCTAAGCTaatgcattaattttttttaaaaaaacaatcataTATGTTATTAACGGTTAACTTGAAAAATGAAGTTTAAGATGTATTTGGAGTCCTTATCTTCTATATAAAATCTAAATGGTACATAACCTGCCCACTTGGGATATATAttgttgttaattaatttaattatttgtaatataCTTTTACCACTAACTAACCTGTAACCTGATAAAATAATAGCcattatttaaaatgttatttcactcatgttattatatttatgaaagtAGGCAAAGCAAACTAATTTGCTAAGCTCATTTGAGCACTCtttgcattttttataattattattaaacttaTTGCCTTTTAGTTTGATTAGTTTGCGAACCTTGAGTGCACtgaaagaaagaataattttttttagaaatgggaaTCCACTAGATTTGAAGTACGtgtacaataaataaatatagaaccGGATCCTCTCCTACTTCTATAGCAGATTTCTTTTTccagatttcttttttttttttttttactatcgatcacatttttccttttccttaatTAGTGTTATAGTAACTAATTAACGAATTGAATGAGATTTTGTAGGATAGTGATTGAAGAGAAATTCGGCAGGAGAGGATTCCATTTGTAATGGCATTTTACATCACTTTGATTGGCTACAAAATTTCGTTCTGTAAATCAATGGCTGAaggaaaatttaagaaaaacgaCGAAAATGTATGTCCACTAGATGGTTGTAGAGCCACAAACTCAAGCTTGACACACACAGAAAAGATAGAGGAAATTATATTCATATATCctgtaaatttttaaattgtaattgatactttttttttttacattacattTACCCCTTTTATgttaacattattaattaacgtctattaaaatgtgtaaataaataaaattatcctaATATCTTTGTTATACTCGTATCTATTATGTTTTTCTCAAATTGTACACTATACACTTCctttttttacattactttttGTCCCTCATCTGTTAACATCATTAACTAAGGTCAATTAAAATATGTGAATAGATAAAATTGTTCTAATATATATCTTTATTAAATACTCTATAACATTAACAATTGATCCAGTGAATGAACATTTCTTAAGGCAAAAACGGTTTTTCCTATAATATTTGACTCTTGCTTGTTGCTAACACTTGTTCAAGAAGATGTAACTCTTGATTGAGACGTTATATCAAATACCtagtcattaaaaataaatatttcaaagaaagaagttaaaaacacaaatgcagaagcaaaacactaaaatttaaaacaaaagactATATTCATTCAATAGGCATTGCTGGGAACATGTACAATAAAAACGCAGCAATCAAACGACTTAACAcgcaccaaaaaaattaaactaaaaaaaagaaggaaatgtGTTAACACATCTATATCAACAAAGTGAgtttatattcaataaaaagTTGGATTCATGTTGAactagagaaaaaataaaaagaaggaagagtgttaaaatattttcaagttgaaaatgatactatattttttatggagttaagagaaagaagatgagagtattttaaatgtaaattttcattaaaagttgTGTGATCAGCATATGTTTACTTTCTCTTAAATTATTAACCTGTGTTTTGGAAAGTGAGAGCTTGGATATAATGTgaactaaataattaaagaattttttgtaggatgaaaaaatgaaaagggtCGAACAACTTTGAAAAAACACAGAAAGTAGAAGTATAGTTTACTAGCAAAGATATGTtcgcaatatatatatcaaaatatatatgtagttttcaggaaaaaaaggccctaaattaaagaaaattaaaaggaaagtaTCAACCACTTCTGTTCCATGAAGGTGTACGAATTGTCACGTTAGAGCTtgaattcaagaaaaataaagcCTATGAGATTATAAATAGacaatcaaattaattagttcaaaattaaaaaaaaaggctaaaataataattttaacatgatagtaaataataagtttaaaacttatttcacatcttaaaaatttgttaatgtttttttaattttaaggatTAACATGACAGTGTTCACCACTTTCAAGTGAATGCTTGATAAAACATCATGTAGGTCAACTGAAAATGAGAACATATCAATTAATGCATAAAGTTGAACAATTTTATTGGAAGGGTGAGTGTGTcctttaaaaaagaaaggataGAAAGCGAAAAATGTCTTTGATTTTAACCAGTTATATTTAAACATACTTTATTTTTCTGTCCTctttagataaaatatattatttggcCAATATGACAATTTCTATTGTTTTgattattaaaacattttttatgtaaattatttttttaaaaataagatggtTTTTTGAACTGTCATCGAAAGTTAAAAATTTTTAAGACATTAACTTCAAAGACAATTTAAATCCGTTTTTAAATATCATATGTCATTTTTGCAGTCATGTTTGCACAAATTTATGCTTTTAGGATCAAAATAACACTTGCAAactattctttttttaagaCCAAATTTATATCAATCCTTTTCAAATTGGATTCATAGCCATCTTTGTCTTtggaattaatttattttgagttttaattCCTATACATCAAAAGTTTAGTTTTAAGTCtctattgtttaaaaaaaatctctgaaTTTAATTCTTGTCAACATACCAAAATATGTACCTTATAATCAATTGGACAAATGTTATATTAGaagcaccaaaatataaaataggacaaaataataagaactacaatcaaaatgaaataaaattgaggATTGAAACCTATAGTTGTAAAACTATAAGAATCACAAGGAACAAAGCTAAAATTACAATGTGTTTAAACCAAAAACATAAGTGGACTTGAAACGACATTACTTGGGTGGACCAGTATTCAAATGGTCCAGAATGACCATACGGTTTGACCTGATACAATAAGTTGTGTTggtaactattttattttatattatatgaaatgaatatttgaataaGTGGAAATGACCTTTTACCCTTAATTAAGTTGTGACGGCTTCACAACCACCCCAATGCACCGCCGCTAAGGCACCAACACAACAGATCTCTGATCTCTCTATGCAATGACCGATGTAAAACCTGCAACTAGCGCAATGAATACAAACAACAGTATGCTCTTTTTCGCGATCCATTTTTGAAGACGGAACTTCCTCACCGTTAACAGTGTCAAGTTTAACTAAAGGGCAAAGGAGTAATATCAATCAATGTCATCTAAAAAGAATTCAAAAACTAAATGGACTTTAAACTGTTACAAATTGTTACAAGAAACAAATCTTGATCATTCAATACTATACTAATAAATCGGACGAACGTTAAAAGATAGTCCAAAATGGATAAATTAATGGTCCACCGTAGCCTTGATGGGTTGAGAAGGAGAGAATATAGGCTCAATGGGTGACGAATAAGATATTTTGCCTAAGGACAAAACTGCAGAGATATAAGACTGGGTAGAGTATATAATAAGCGAAAAATTCAAACCTAGTATAAAATGGCCATTTTTAGTTTAAGgactgtttttattttattgtaaaggATATATATTATCGAAATTTAAGgatgatatttttagtttttttttcttgcagattttccattttcattttattttggttaaaaataataaaggctAAACCATCTTAGATTTGAATCCAGCCATtaggaaatatttaaaattaaaccctaaacctaaagtTATATACGCATTATAAGAGTGAACTACCTATAAAACTACGTATACAA from Glycine soja cultivar W05 chromosome 16, ASM419377v2, whole genome shotgun sequence harbors:
- the LOC114389627 gene encoding truncated transcription factor CAULIFLOWER D-like isoform X1, translating into MGRGRVVLERIENKINRQVTFSKRRSGLLKKAFELSVLCDAEVALIIFSSRGKLFQYSSTDINKIIERYRQCRYSKSQTDDSLEHDSQSSYHEFLKLRAKYESLELTQRHFQGEELEPLSFKDLQSLEKQLDITLALTRQHQTKKLLARADELREKVHKLEDLNKQLESKEKDEFSSFILDNNNYIQVHATQGDQFESGTTLNTCRFQRQDSKEKAIDTKTDGSQSSHNKNKGWLL
- the LOC114389627 gene encoding truncated transcription factor CAULIFLOWER D-like isoform X2 encodes the protein MGRGRVVLERIENKINRQVTFSKRRSGLLKKAFELSVLCDAEVALIIFSSRGKLFQYSSTDINKIIERYRQCRYSKSQTDDSLEHDSQSSYHEFLKLRAKYESLELTQRHFQGEELEPLSFKDLQSLEKQLDITLALTRQHQTKKLLARADELREKVHKLEDLNKQLESKEKDEFSSFILDNNNYIQVHATQGDQFESGTTLNTWFQRQDSKEKAIDTKTDGSQSSHNKNKGWLL